The segment GCCAAGTACAGTCTGTCTTGAGAAACTGGAAAATCTCTCACATCTCAGGTTATTTCATGCTTTAAagcactcccagctccagcacggGTCTGAAATCCaagcaggagaagctttggaaaggcttttggatcttttttttatcattattagtaggaaaagcaggagaagctTTGTTCAGGTGCCCAAACAGGATCCCCAGTGATCCTGCAGCCCATCATTATCTGCTTATCCAGCACTGTGAGTCAGctacagctgagctgctctgggccttATCCCAAAAGTCATGTCAGAGGAGAGGCTGGCACATCCAGTGCTAAAGGTCCCACtggccagctcagctcagctcagctcagctgtccccagccaaTTCAGCCCAGTCTGTGCCTGGTCCCTTCACTGGGGAgcagtgtcacagccctggagctTCTGGGATCCAGGGGTAGGAACGTGGGAATGTGCTCCAAGCACACAGCCAGCACAAGCCAAGGGGGAATCAGAACTGCACAAGGATCCCAGTGTCagctcccaggcactgctggaacAGAGGAGCCTGGGCTCCACCTTGCCTGGCACATCCATGCAGGATGGATGACTACCAGCTTTCCAAATGTTTCCCACCTGCCTGAAAGCATCACTTTGTTCCAGTCCCCAAGTTCTAACAGTCTCTCAAACCCACCCATCTCACAGACATACTCTGACATGGGTAGAACATTGGGATTTCATTCCTTAGAAACACCTGAAtcattcctcctctcctcctccatgaATTCCCAGGTATGCTAAAAACGTGCTCACTGTGTTTACCTGTGAACCCTCTGCTGCAGTGTCAGCCCAGTTACCAAGCAGCATGTGGCTCTGGACACCAGCCCCTGAGCCACATTCCAATTCAACCTGATCCTTCCCTCCTGGACAGGATTCCTGTGGTTTGGCACCTCGGGCTGTGCCTTCCCCCGGGGTTAACCAAGGCCCTGTGTCACACACGCCTGTGCCAGGTGTGGCTGCTGGTCTTAGAGGGATCAGGAGCGAGGCAGGctcatttccagcaggaaattCCCATCTCTTCCTCCCCAGCTCACCTTATTCCCATCTCTCCTGGTGCAGCTGTGAGTACTACGTGAACGACGCTCCACGCGTGGTCCTGGACAAGCTGGAGAGCCTCGGCTACCGCGTGGTCAGCATGACTGGCGTGGGCCAGACCCTGGTCTGGTGCCTCCACAGGGAATAGCCAGGGAGAATCCTGCCTTGCACCTGGACCACATCCTGCTGGACATCCTCTTATAGGACTGGCAGCAAACTTTTCCCCCTTAATTCCTTCCTGTCCCAGACTCCAGGCGCTCAGGCAGGGGGAGGAACGgcgcagaggcagagctggaccCAGTGGAATTTTGCCATCCCTGTTCTGTTTCCCAAGAGCAGGGGGAGGAAGGTATGCCCAGAATCTGGCAGAGGGAACAGatggctccagctctgccttcagtGGGATGGCAGTCTGGCAAATTCCagctttttacattttaatcaTGTATTCAGCATGCCCTGGAGGAAGCTCAGTAACAGCCCTGTTTGCCTCCCTTCTCCTGGGGAGGGGGTTGGGGAAGGACAGCAAGCATGGACACCATACCATCTCATCTCACCCCTGAAATCCAAGAGGGAACCACTAAACCTACTTCCAGTGCTCTGAGAATCCCTTCCCTTGGCAGCAAGGCCTGTTTCCATCTCAGCAGCACCACCAAAATTCCAGATCCCAGACTGCCATCCAAGCCTAACATGGGATTCCCAAAATAACACAGAAAGTGGTGTTGTGTGACTATTCCAGGTGCAGGCTCTAATCCCAACACTGCTGGCATGTTTGGGACTGTGAACAGATCCTGCTATGGGGGTAACACCAATAAAACATTGCTCCAAAGAGACCAATGTCCTTCTGTGGGTTGTTTAAAGCTGTTGCCAAATCCCTCTGGATGAAGCTCCTGAATGAGCTTTCAGGAATTAAAAGCCCCAAGGTTTGGTGATCTGATGGCACCTCTCACACCTtgtcccatgggatggggcagctgctctgagcacacaTACTGACAGGGTAACACCTGCACTCTGTGAACCTCAGCCAGCCGTTCCTTCCCCAGACCTGGAATGGGATAAGGGCTGCAGTCCCTGGGAGTTTCTATTCCCACAATACATTTAGAAAAAAGGAGGTTTATTGACTTAAATAAAGAAACAGCTCTGAGGGGACGGAGGGGTGGGAAGAATCCATACTCTCATGCTAAGTGTGGGACTTTTCCTCCTCGTCTTCCCGCTGGAGCTGCTCGATGAGCTGCTGCCTCTCGGCCGCCTGGCGCATCCTCATCATCACCAGGCTCTCGTAGTCCCGCTCCGACACCACCGAcgcctgggaaggagcaggaaacacacacagcccatcaggggcagcacaggctcccagacttccccaaatccccctcacaACACCAGCGTTCCGGGCAGAATTTCTGTGGGTTTGATCCCACGGAAATTGGGTGAGGTGGGTGAAAGCTGCCTGGCTACAGGAAATAACCAGGAATTGTTATTAAAATgattattaaaaacaaccaGCAATGAGTGTGGTTGGTGAAGAAAGCGGGACAGACACGGAGCCAGCATTCCATGAGGCTGAATGGGGAATTATTTTGGCTGACAAGATCACTCTGCACTTACAACGTTGGTGCCCGAAGTTCAGCATACACTTCACCTGTTACAAAGGCTAATGtcataaaaaaatgaaacctttGTGTATGAGTCATGGAAGTGACTAACTTCCAACTGTCTGACAGCGCTGAGGCCTTGGCaaaggttgcccagaaaagctgtgctgcccctggatccctggaagtgttccaggccaggttggacaggacttggaacaacctgggatagtggaaggtgtccctgccctgggatggactttaaggtcccttcccacccaaaccattctatgattctaacaGCTGCAATCAatgaccttggaggtcttttccaccaCAAACAATTCCCCGATTCtaagcagaagcagaaagaaaaccacCAGGGATGTTCCCAAACCTGACACAGGAATGGAACAGTTTCCCAAAGCTCCCAGAGCCTCCCTGCTGCGTGTGGCAGCAACTGTCACGTCAAGGCAGTTGATTGCAGACTCTGCCTAATGAACGTGGGCAGCAGATGacagctgctccagtgctttGGCGCTGCTTCCAAAGCCATTCCACACTAGTAGGTGGCCGTGCTATTTTGGATATATGAAAGCACTGCAAGGCTTGGAAACATCCAGCTCATTCCTTGACAGTTCAGGTGGAAATAAGAGTTTCTTGACAGAAGgtgaatgggaaaaaacccttcGTATTCCTTTTTCTAGGAAGTGGGTTAAGTGGTGATcagagagaatcacagaatcccagaatggtttgggagggaagggattccaaacatcatttggTTCATAccttgtgccatgggcagggacattttccactagcccaggctgctccagcctggtttTGGACACTTTGAGgtgtggggcagccacagcttctccagaTATTGAAGGATTTCTTAGGAAGCAGAAGGGATACACAAATGCAATAGAGTGCCTAAATAACTCTCTGCATGGAAACATAGGAGAGTGCAATTCCTTATCCTGTGCCAACAAAGTGGTTCCTCCAGGCTGCGAGGACACAATGAAAGCCCACAACAGATAAGGAACATCAAGAGGGAAATTAAGAGTCTAATTGGTGTCTTAGGAGCCACATGAGCAAAATGACCTTTGGgtactggcagcagcagtgtctgAGAAAGCACTGATGGTATCAGCCCTCAGCCAGGATCCTTCCAAGTCCCATCCACCAACCCCAGGAATTTGCTGGGCTGGATGGAAGAGGCTGCCTGAGACTTATGCAGATGAATCACCCACACAAACCTGAAGCCCCACCTCACACTCAGATTATAATTTAAAACAGCCAGGAAATTATTTGCAGCCTGGCTTGGGAGCTCTGCTGACACAAGGAGCCCTCGGAGTGGCGGGAGGAAGAACAGCCTGATCCAGGTGGGCTCCCAGCACGTGCTCCCAGGTGCCTGAGCGTGGGCTGAGGCTCCACCACTCCACACACCTACTTCCTGCAATCCTGGCAATTACCAATGGAGTGAAACCCAGTTTCTGACGTGGCTGACTCAGCAAGGGCTTGGCTCAAAACAAACACATCCACGCAGGGAGCCGCAGCCCGGGAAGCAGTGATGGGTGGCACATGAAGGGACGGCGGCGGCAGCGCTGGGGAGTTTTGGCATTCTGGCTCCAACCTGGCTGAATTCCTGGACTCCtggctgagctctccctggactTGCTTCTTCATCCTGGTCTCTGAgtgctccagcagcttctcctctccactCCAGGACTCCGGGCTGCTCCAACAGGGTGTAAGTCTCTCCTGCGCTCCGTTCTTCCAACGTTGTCTCCTGCACTGTCGCTTTCTGCATCCCCCTTCTCCCGTATTCCCTGGGTTCCTTTGGTGGGACTGAGTCACCGTCTCGTTCCCAGCCACCCACGGCGCTTTTCCGGCGGTGCCCCTCCGCAGAAGGTGCCTGGTTACCATGGCACCCGAGTGCCCTTCTGTTCTAGATGCCAGATTAGATCTGTTCTCATGGTGACTGTGCCTCTGCTGTTCCCCACCAGCCCGGAGCCGCAGCACACGTTTAACGAGCTTGCTCACACACCGCCGCTCCTCTCCACTCCAGGGGGAGACTCCTTCAGATCCGAGACAAGCCAAGTGCTCCTTGCCACAGCGTGGAGTTTGCATTTCCTGCACTACcagcctctctgtgctccttgcagCTCCAGGAACGGGGCAGGAAGAGGTTGATCCTGTTGTGTGGCTCTCTGCTGATCCCTGGGCTCCTGCCTGTGAGGAGCCAGCATTCCTGCTCCTCGCTGCCTTTCCTCACCATGGATACTTGGCGCAGGGGGTCCCTCAAGTCCACCACCTTCTTCCGACGCTTCTCCCTCAGGAGGCACAAAAAGCTGGGCAACCAAGTCATTATCCTGAACCAGAACAGCCACACTCTGGACACGGACGGCCAGAAGAGGGAATGCTTGAGGGATCTGAAGGACAAGTCTGAGTACCTGTCCTGTCAGAGCGAGCAGAACCTGGCCAAGGCACAAGCCCCTCCCAAGCCTCCCCGGCTGTACCTGGACAGTTCCAGCTGCCCCAACATCATCGACCACACAGATTCTCACTCCGACCTCTCCTTTTCCGAGACTGCTCCGTACCACAAAGGCACTCCCACGCACAAGGACCAGGCTACGGACCACGGCACCTCAGAGGCAGGTCTCCCAAACAGCACCACTCTTCCTGAGCTGGCTGACCCCTTCCTGTCCTTCAAAGTGGATTTGGGGCTATCTCTCCTCGAGGATGTGCTGCAGACCCTCAGGAAACAGAACCCGAGGGATTACGCCATTTGAAGGTATTCACTGTCCATCACATCCCAGTtactcactgctgctgccagttcCTCCCgttccagcaggaggaaggataCTGGAGCATGCCTGTTGTGTGTGGCCCGTTTTGTTGTCCTCGCCTCACCCACCACAGAGCATCCCTGTCCTTGCCAAGGAAtcctctggagcagagctcaTGGGCTCTGTGCTCAGGTGAGAGCACCGTCTGCTGTCTCATGGCCAACTTTCCGCTCTCCACCCTGGGAATTTCCCACTCCGGACTGCGCGTCCCATCCTCAGGGAAGACTGGCATTTTTTGGGAAAGACTTATTTTGGGgatgtgacactgtggggcagggacacacagggatttGGCATGGATCACTTGTGGAACAGCAGGCAGCCTgcaaggaggcagcagcactgcaccccAAAGCCAAAGCTTTGAGGGCTGAGAGACGGGAACTGGGGCTTCTCCTCCCACCATGTTTGGATGTGAAAGCTCAAAGCTGTTCCTCcgttttttctcttcctctttgtgGGTTTCTTTTCCCTTAACTCCAGTGCAGGTGGCACTCCCAGCCTGGAAACAGGTAAGCATCCAAGTAGGCTCCTGATACAGCACCAGCAGTGGATTTATCCTCCTGGCAGGAGAAGAGATGTCTCTGACACTGCTGCCTCACGCATGCACTGAGCTCCCAGCTGTACAGACATAGAAGAATAAATGTATCTGTGACTGGAAGTGTCTGGTTGCCTCATTTCATTGGGAACAAGCCACAGAAATCCCAGGCACCAGGAGCACAGGGTATCTGGAGTGGCCCAGGTCCAttctccctggcactgcagggtttTATGATGGGGGGAGGGACACCTGTGTGGCTCTGAGGGAAAGACAAAGCAGCTGGGACTTGATTTTCTACTGAGGAGAGTTCACACAGCTCGGGGCAAGACAGGAACAGCTGCCCACCCCGAGATGGACAGTGGGAAAGGCTCTGCCACGCTGAGAACattttgggcagcaccagaacAAACTGCTAAAAGAAACTACCAGTTCTTACCTTTTTGACTATTAGggctcttttaaaaaacaacaataataaaaccTCCATGCCCCCAGATCACCAGGAGCTTTGGAAGTGGCCACAGCAAAGTGCAGAGACATTCCAGGGAAGGCACAGCTGCCTCTTACCCTGCGAGATTCACCTCCCAAAGTCAGATAATAGGAAATAAACCCTCTGAAACCTCTGAGGGAGCTTAGAACAGGTACAAGAACACCAGGCAGGAGGCTTTTCTCAGGGCTGAATGGCtgaggagccctggcagggagattccactgcaggagcagggaaaatcTTCCCCAAACTGAGCATTGCATGCTGTTGGAATGGCAAAACAAGCTCTCTGCAGCCACTGTGTGCTTTGAACCATTACACAGCCACTGCTCTCAATAGCCTGGAGTAATACTGTCCAAGCCACAGCTTTTGAATTCCAAGGGGAACTGGAGCCTgcttggctgcagcagctctccaggaacTGCTGCACAATGTGCACCTGTTGCTGTAGGAGACAACAAGGCTGTGGAAGATGAGCAGCTTCCACCTGGGAACTGCTCCCAAACCCCCTGGCTGGGGTCTGGCTGTCCTTTACCTGTGGATTTGGGCTCTCAGGTCCTGGCTGGCTCTCCCAGGCAGGGAGTACTGGCTGCCTGTCCcagacagggagcagaggatgaGTAGTGAGGGTGTTGCCATGAGAACACTGCAGGCTTGGGCTTTTTcctgaagcagagcagcagaggagctgcttttgCACAGAGTGGGAACAAAACGGGGGTGGATTCAGACAAAAACAGAGGGGGGAAGCGAATAGGAAGCAAGGGCAGGTTAAATCAGAATGAGGTAAGTGCAGCCTGGAAGCAAGAACGTGGAGCCTGGTGGCTGGGAAGCCAGGCTGGGTGTGAAGGGAAGAGGCAGAGGGAACAGGGATCTGGGAGCTCACCCTGCACACTCTTGAACTGGAGAGCACAAGCTAAGTCAGCTGGAAGCAGATCAGCCAAGAGGAGCTGTAAACACATTGCAGGTTTTAGAAGCGTCCCAGTGGATGCagcaggaggatttggggagggtCTGGAGTGGGAAcaagggaaaacaggaaagggaGCAGCTTGGAGATGGAAGGCTGCAGTGCAATCCCAGAAAGTGCAGCTTCTTACAgctaaaagcagcagagaggacaGCAAAGCACTAGCTGTGCAACTCCTGGGCAGGATGCAGGTCCCTTAGCATTCCCAGGGCCAGGTGGGAttgaggagctgtgctgggcagaggtGAGTCACCAGCACAgtgtgctgctttcctgctctccctgctgccccaccACACTAATCCTGCACCGCAGGCAGACGCTGCACTTCCACACTAACAAGCTCTGGGCATGGAACCAGGCCAAGACAAACTCAGGGATCTGAGCCCACAGAGACTGGAATCCACTACCGAAGCTCCAACTGCACCAGCAACCCCTCTGGTAGGAATGAGCCAGTTCTCACTCTCTGCTAGTGAGAAATTCCCAAATAACATGCTTTGGATTCTGCTTTTTGTGTTCTTTCCTAACATTCTGGTGActctcctgtggctgcaggactCTCCCTGGTCCTACATGGACATGATAACTATCAGGTGTTTTGATGCATAATtacaaataatataaataaaatacttaatgAAACATCAAGAGAGTGAATGCACTGAACAATCTCACAAGCTTAAAATATTTAGGGAGTGAAAACACAAAAGGGTATTTAGTTTGATATTGCTCCTGCAGTCCCTAAGAATAGAGGTTTGCTTCCAGCACTGAAACTTCCTCCTCCTGGGAATGCAGTGAGCAACCAAGGCTCTCTAAAGAAACCTTTCAGCAGCTCTCACTCAGAGGATTCCAAAAATCCCATCAGAATGGCACTGGAGGCTTTGGGCTGAGCAAGGAACATCCTTGCTCTTCACTTGGGAGAAAGGGAATGTGTGAAGATCCAAACAGCTCCCAGTGTGCTGCGGCCCAGGCAGGAGGTCCTTTAGAAAGCCACTGACCCAGCACAGaaagggctgctgggaaagccaggcctggccccaAGAGCTTCTATCTGACAGCACTCTGAGATTTAGGTTGTTCCAGCACAAGATTTCCATCTCCTTACCTGtgagctcctgggctggctggTGCTGTCAGGGAGGACGGTGCTGGGGCGGCTCTGGGGCTGGCCCTCCAGCCAGGAAATCTTCAGGGGGTTATTTAGCAGACCAACTTCATTCTTCACAGCCATCTCCTGGCAGGGAAACACCCTTCCATCACCACCTGAATTTCAGATCCCACTCTCTTCCCTCACAAGTCCCTAAGAATCCCGGAATGGCCTCAAGGCCAAGTAGGGCACAAACAAGATCTATctctggaagtgcccaaggccaggctggaaggggcttggagcaacctgggattgtggatggtgtccctgcccacagctggggGCTTGAAATGGATGGTCTTTTAAGGTCCCCTCAAAtgcaaaccattctatggttccACTCTGTAAGATTTTAAGgatctttccaacccaaaccattccataactTTCAGCTTTCACAGCTGCCCTACATGAGAAGCACCTCTATGGTCCATACCCCTGCCAGCACTTTTGATATACAGGTCACACacagttttggggggttttatcATTTGGACACGAGTGAAAGAAAAGCTAACAAGGAAACTCTCATACAGCCCAAGCTCATGGAACTACTAAAATTTAGGGTAATTGATGACTtctgctcccacagccacaTGAATTATTATAACTCACAGTGAGTCAAGacattttgggttgtttttcacagcaaatgcctgataTCACCTCCAAAACACATAAGCCCAACTCCAAGGCATGTCACCTTCAGAGAGAGCCGAGTAAGTGCTCAGTGCCTGATTTTTAAGGCAGTGCCTCTTCCCTCAGCCTGTTCCATGCACAACCTGTTTATGCACCTGATCTCCGGGTTTGTGCCTCCAGCAGTGCCACTCCCTCTGTGCCTTTTGACTCTCATTACCCTTCTCCACTGCCTTAATGACAGGGCAGTGTCCTGGCTGTCACCtgtcctgtgccacccccagcacagccagcagggcctCTGCACACTCACAGCTGCCTTCACCGTGGCAAATTCCACCACTGCGCTCCCAGTCTTCCTGCTGGAGATCAACAAATTGAGCACATCACCATACtgtgggaagaaagaaaggaagggaagctAATTACAGAGCCAGGAGAGATGTCAAGTTCAGTTATCAAATGAACACAAAGAGAAAACCTGTGTTTTCACAAACATGAGGCTTGAGCTGTCACCATTTCTGTCCTGCTTCCACTGATCCCACCATTTCTGTCCCTCCAGGAAATAATCTGGGAAGGCATGGAGCTACACACTTGGTTCTCCAGTGCAAGagggctgctgagctcagaGGGAAAAGATGCCAGGGTGGGATTGATCAGATCAAAGGCTTGT is part of the Molothrus aeneus isolate 106 chromosome 6, BPBGC_Maene_1.0, whole genome shotgun sequence genome and harbors:
- the C6H15orf62 gene encoding uncharacterized protein C15orf62 homolog, mitochondrial, whose amino-acid sequence is MDTWRRGSLKSTTFFRRFSLRRHKKLGNQVIILNQNSHTLDTDGQKRECLRDLKDKSEYLSCQSEQNLAKAQAPPKPPRLYLDSSSCPNIIDHTDSHSDLSFSETAPYHKGTPTHKDQATDHGTSEAGLPNSTTLPELADPFLSFKVDLGLSLLEDVLQTLRKQNPRDYAI